GGAAAATTTGTCACTTAAAGATTTACATTTGCAGGCAAAAGAGCTCTTAGCAGAACTAGCAATGGTGGAGAGTGAAATAATCCGATTAGAATCACAAATAAGCCATCTCAAACAAGGTTTAAAACGTGAACAAGAATTGACAAAGGacacaaaatcaaaacaaaaccaacttaAAAATAGTGCAAATTATGTTCAAACTCAATTATGGAGTAACGCACCATTAACAATGCCAAGCCCTTTACATAGAAGTGGTCAAGAAAAAATGGGATTTGAGTCTAAGGCATTGCATTTCATAAGCAAAGCAATTAAAGGTGACTATAATAATAATGGTAATGGAAATGACTTCACTTTGGACCAAATTGGAAGCTCAAGAATTGAATTTTCTGAtcagaaacaaaatcaatttcaaGAAGTTAGTAATTTTCAAGATAGAGTTCCAAGAAAAAGTGGATTGCTTAAGTCTCCTTCGCCTATGAGAGATCCTAGGCATCCATCTCCCAAGGTATGTTTTTCGCCCTCATTATCATTGCATAATATTTCAACCACATGCGTTATACTGTTTTTATGATATATTGACCGtcttattcttttatttatactaaatttaCTCTAGTAAATAGTTTTCGGCTTCACCCTAATTATCATtgcataatattttaattttttatttgttattttagcCAAAAGAGCGACACGTGGAATTCGCGATAGACCCCTTACCAAAATCACTATCGAACGCAATTCTATCAGAAGAAACTAATATCCAACAACTCCAACCCAACAAGTTATCAGAAAACATCATCAAATGTTTGAATTTCATATACATAAGGTTACTAAGAACATCAAGAGCAATGGAATTAGAAAAATCAGGTCCAATTTCTAGGTCATTACAAGCTTCATTAAGTTTCAGAACAGACACAAGTTCAAACTCCAAAACCAACCTAATTATGCTACAAAAGGAATCAAGACAGCAAGACCCATATGGCATTTTCAATTCTGAAGAATCTATTACAAGAGACATCGGTCCGTATAAGAACTTGgttatttttacatcaagctCCATGGATCCTAAATGTATTTCAAGTTCCAGCTCTATTCCCTTGTTGAAAAGATTAAGGTATGTTGTTATTAATATAACTATATAGCATTAAAAGTCTGAACGataccaaattttaaatttgataatcAAACTTCAATTTGTATTAGAGAATTTAGAGTGGTATTGATGAGTATGTGTTGTGAAATTGCAGGGTGTTGATGAACAATTTGGAGAGTGTGGACTTGAGATTCTTGACTTACCATCAGAAACTAGCTTTTTGGATCAACATGTACAATGCTTGTATCATGCATGTATATTATTGCAATTTTAcgtctttttatttctttcatttcaatttttttcttcttcttttcaaaTTATAACATTGCATCTATTCTTCATATGATTTCAGGGCTTTATCCAATATGGAGTGCCTTCTACTCCAGAAAAATTATTCACTTTGATGAACAAGgtactataaataaaaattaatcactACAAGAAAAAGCTAATTAACATTAAATTAtagtcggttcggttcggttgaaTAAATTAATATCGGTACACATACATTTaacaattcaatatttttttaatcttttaggCAACTCTGAACATTGGTGGCAACACAATAAATGCTCAGGCAATAGAGCAATATATTTTGAGGAAACCAAATTCTTCTAACAAGGTGATTTATATTGAccttaattatctaattaaagCTTaactagttttttttatttgataaactaataataattccTGAAACGAAATAAAAGAGTGAAAAGGATGAGAAAGAAGGTATAGTTCGGAAGCTTTATGGACTTGAATCTATGGATCCTAATGTCACATTTGCTCTTTGTTGCGGAACACGTTCTTCTCCTGCTGTAAGTCTTGCAAGTACTTCCTTTTTGAGATTCATAGGAGTGCTTAAATTTTTTGTcgtatattaaatatttatcttatattttaatttataactaaattttttgattCGAATCAAAGTggtgtaaaaaaattaagtttatttCAGACGATGACATATCTCGTCACCTTCTG
This region of Mercurialis annua linkage group LG1-X, ddMerAnnu1.2, whole genome shotgun sequence genomic DNA includes:
- the LOC126668919 gene encoding uncharacterized protein LOC126668919, which codes for MASNKSDYLHTNLNVPSDIRRKKISGQQKREALEREVSVLEKMLKQEEKVHEILGVLQKKNDASAFSIPNFLPPKAKELLAELAMVESEIIRLESQISHLKQGLKREQELTKDTKSKQNQLKNSANYVQTQLWSNAPLTMPSPLHRSGQEKMGFESKALHFISKAIKGDYNNNGNGNDFTLDQIGSSRIEFSDQKQNQFQEVSNFQDRVPRKSGLLKSPSPMRDPRHPSPKPKERHVEFAIDPLPKSLSNAILSEETNIQQLQPNKLSENIIKCLNFIYIRLLRTSRAMELEKSGPISRSLQASLSFRTDTSSNSKTNLIMLQKESRQQDPYGIFNSEESITRDIGPYKNLVIFTSSSMDPKCISSSSSIPLLKRLRVLMNNLESVDLRFLTYHQKLAFWINMYNACIMHGFIQYGVPSTPEKLFTLMNKATLNIGGNTINAQAIEQYILRKPNSSNKSEKDEKEGIVRKLYGLESMDPNVTFALCCGTRSSPAVRVYTGDNVTGELEKSKLEYLQASIIVTTTKRIAFPQLLLKNTFDFALDTNSLVEWVCHQLPTSGSLRKSIVDCFRTQNSGKIATISVDKLPYDFEFQYLLAI